ttctacgtgtttgattgacagttctacgtgtttgattgacagttctacgtgtttgattgacagttctacatgtttgattgacagttctacatgtttgattgacagttctacatgtttgattgacagttctacatgtttgattgacagttctatatgtttgattgacagttctacatgtttgattgacagttctacGTGTTTGATTGACAATTCTAcgtgtttgattgacagttctacgtgtttgattgacagttctacACGTTTGATTGGCATATGCTGAGTTTAAATTTAGAAGCTGTTTTAATTATCTATTGATTTTAATTGTTACATGATTTCACCTGTCgttttcaatacatttatttgttggtattgattgattgattgattgattgattgattgattgattgattgattgattgattgattgattgattgattgattttatttgggtaaaaatttatacaagtacatattaaaatacaaggataaaaaatcaccgaggataacacataaaagtatttttaaaaacacttatttccaatgtggTCCTCATAGGGGTATTCGAAATTAaacgccatggcaacaatgttacaacaacaacaacaaacaaacaaacacaattaaaataattttaaatggtatgtGACGATGACgtcatattaataattataaacACGATGCTACTATAGAAAAAAATTCATGTAAATTGGAGTGTTAACAAATGACACCACAAATATTAGTACTCGTGTCTAGAAACTATATATTTAACGAACTCTGACGTATGCTAGATGTGAATACGTCATAGAGCTTGTATCCCagatttgatgacgtcatggaTTAAACATAAGATTCTACCGTGcgctaaaatgacaaaatgccATTGCCATGGATTACGTACAATAACTTTGTAAAAAATCGATACgcagaaaaaaatgtacatgtcgaattgtaaaattactgcaATCATTTACATCAATAGTTTGACAAATTAATCATTACTATGGCAACCCTATTTTGAGTTTTACGCGCAGAAGTTGTCACTTTGATACTTCATGAGCACGTTGTAAGACAAGTCACGTCTACCGTAGGTTTCCAATGCATTGGCCAATTCAATGACGCTGTCATGGACACGTATCAACTTGACACATTTATACCTCCAGTCTAGCAGCATGGCAAATCCGTGTTCGTCTGGTAAGTGTGTACGTTCAATTCGTCGTATCTCAGCTGGCGTCATCATCAGTTCCCTTGCCAACGCCTGCCAGTTGCCGCCAATTTGCAAAGCAATCTTAAACAGTTCCTGATCACTTAAAACTCCTATTAaatgaaaaagaattaaaatacCGATATTATATCCACTGACAACAAACATGAAAACAGAGGATAGGATATATTACAATATGTGTTTCTTAATATTCACGAATTGTATAACACCACACCGTGTGGGGTAGCgtggggttatacttccatgcgaTCGAATACTAATGAACCATTAAATGTAGAGTGATCAAGACTCGTTGACAATACCTGTTCATGAGTCCCCGGCCCCTGTATTCTCATGCCCCATATacttttgccccccccccctccaacaaaaaacaaaacaaaacaaaacacacaccaCAAAAACACACTCCGCTCTCCCATACTTtgtttaacccccccccccctaaaaaaaagaaaaaagaaaaaaaatgtcacccATCCCTCATAGTTTTCCCTTTGgaaatgtggaaatattaaaACCGTGTTATTGGACTCACtggtaatttgaaatatattttcccGTGGATGTGGGGGTAGGGTTGGGGTGGATGTGGGTGTGGGGTGGGTGGAGAAGTTCTTGAGTACATAGTAGAGGAAAATCGGATGATGTCTTGATTATATCCACAAATTTAAAGGCTATGACCTAAATTCAACCCAAATAGTTCCTCTTCGTCATCTCCTTTCCCGCCATAAATTCAACTCGATCACTAGTCAGACGATCTGAACTCTAGCCATCAAGGGTTTAAAATGTATTTGGCAGAAACAGTGAAAGTTACGACTACGTTGTCTCTAGGTCGACAgtaaacatttgtattttggcTGAAGACGTTTATTTCATCATTCTTTACATCTACTTTATCTTTGGTGAATAAACCCCCTTAGACTGTATACTACTACATCGTCACACAACAACTGTCAGAGTTGACGTATTCATTTAATTGAATTGTAAATTATTCCAGGAAAACAATTAGAAACTTTAAAAGTGAGAGTGACAGCTAATAACTAGAGATAAATAAATCTGACAATCTAATACCAAAGTGAACCCATTGCCTCTTTGATTTATTTTGGCGCCAACGACATTTCGGTgaaagatttttattttttaaagtttagaATCAAAGTACACATtcacatgtacagtatggtcGTAGTTAACTTACCTATTGGGGCATCTACAGGTACGTTGGACATGAGTGGATAGTAGCTTGTTGTATCTCCGAACATCTTTCAAGTTTATGTAATTTTGGCACTAAAGATATGTATTTTGACACTAAAGAGAAAAAGAACACGGTGTCAGATTGACATTGAGATGTGGTCAATTGATCAGCAAATAATTGCAATCGCAAActataatttgaatatgaatctgAATTTGAATCAGAGCACGGTCAGAGGTAGGATAGAGAAGGatgtcaaatattgaaacaattaAATCAAATACTAAGACCAGGAATCATCTCCTAAAAAACCCACAGGTCACGTACCAGTTTTCTCTGATTCATCGTGTGGGGGCGCAATCGAAGGGAAGTCCTTTGCTAGTGAGTGTtcgttttattttgaaaatagcATTCAGGTTTAGATTTCATGACTTAAACGAGTCCTAGCCAATATCTAAATACATAGAGAGTGCCCACGACAAACATCATTGCTAGGTGGAGTCAGacttttattttgaagaaagacaaattctttttttttttaaatgtaggTCAACATGTACTCAGGTATCGGAGAATATGTTTATGTATAGTAGCAGTATTTCTAGTAGGAATGTCCTTGGTGATATTTCGTTTTCATTTAAGATATCGGTCAAATATGAAAACAGTATCAACAAGTACATTCTACTAGTACTACGTGTACTATGCACATGCAATGACCATGTACACTCCAGTATAGttacaacatttaaaaaattgttttattgtaaTTCGAAATAGTTTTGGACCTTGTAATGATTTTTGTCAATTAATACTCTCCATGTATTTTAACATTGGATAGGATACTTTTAAGATATCAAATCTAAAACTGAATGCCGTTTTCCAGTGAAAACTAACACAATACTTCCCTTCGATGGATGCTGCCATTTCGGAAAGTTGTATCCTCGGGATTTAGGGAAACTGGTGAATGACTTATGGATTTTTAGGGATAATCCCTGATCTTAGTATCTGATTTAATTGTTCCAAAATGTGGCTACCATCACTATCCCATCCCTGAAATACCACCCTTCATCAGAGTTTGCAATCGCAAATAATTTACAACTTAAAGGTACCAACAGAAACTGTTTTACACTCGATTTGAATTTGAATCGGAAAGTAATTCAGGATACACACAGAAGCACTGACTCAGTGCAATTGCTAGACTTATAGATGTATACGTTTTATAGTACAGCATAATTATAGGAATGGTATTTGGGACAACTTTTATGAAAGAAGCCACTCACCATGAACGCCAAGTGTTATTTGTTTAAGCTTACACACAATATGTACTAACAACAGACTCTTCACGTTACTTGTTAAAGGAACAATTGAGTAAACAGAATGATATTGTTATACACTGGTAATCGATACCATTGACATGCTATGCACGTATTACTTACATGCGTTCAATACTCGTAAACGTCACCCTGTGTGGGGATCAGAACCCTGTACAGATCAGAGAAGGGTGACTCCCGAGTCATCAACTTTTATATTGTATAATAAGTATATACTTCTTTGTACAGGTCGTAGGCATGCATTTAATTTACTATGTTTTTACCAGGGAGAACCTTCTCCATATTCACGTCCATGGTTTTTACATAATACACCAAGACAGTGAGCTGAGTGAATGGTTATGACAGTTTTATACTGAATTCAACGGAGAAAGACTTATGGTTGTAAACTTCTTTAAAAAATGGCCCTTGAGGATCACTACTCGAATACATTCTGTTATTCTGTTTACCGTGCTGTCGACATACATAGTTTAATAGCCTCTACATCCTCCAAAGGCTAGGACGACGTACGACAAGCTGGCgatgtatcttgacagtgcCGTAAACAAGCTACAATAGAGGTCAGATAACCTGAAACAAGACGTCGTGGGTCGGCATCACTCTTACTAATCAGACTGTTAGCTATTGCCATATTTTATCCTCTGGCTATACACATTTTAAGAGTAATTCTTACATTTAAAGTCTTTTATGAGTGCGGATCCCCTAAAGGTAACTCAAACAAAGTAAATGCAACAATGTTGGGTGGAATAACAGGCAGACAGTTAAATCTCGAATTTAGAAAGGACCGCCTTCTCGGGCTGCAGGGGTCAAACTAATGCCAGACTATAGTATCACCATATCTTGCAATGCAAACTATAGAATTATTTTGCCGTAACCACGTGCCGTAACACTTTCATGTCTAATACAATGAGAATTATGCAGCGTGAAAAGCTGTAAAcactatctctctctctctaaggAATAATTAGTTAAGTATAGTCTTCGTTTATAATTAATGACGATCCGATAAATACATTGTTCTATACAAATCTCGGCCTCTAGCTGTCATGTGACTTTGTCTTTTAGCTGTCCACAAACGTGCGCTGTATGTAAAGGAGAAATACTCGTCTGTTAGTGAAAACATATCATTGGGTAGGCCTAAATAACGAAATTTGTCAAGTTGTATTTAACAGCATAATTTTTATTTGACTTCTTTATGACATTTTCAGACAGACTATAAACGCGTTTATAAAATATCAATGCTTGCTAGTATTCACATTGTTTTGGTTTTCATATGACTTATTTATGACTACGTGATAATTTACGACGAGCCGTCAAACATGGCAGCGGCGACACTAATGACATAAAAACTATATACAGGCAGGGAGGCGTTTTGTGACACTTCCCTGATACAAACTGCGCCTCCactaacatttgaaatattgtctCCGGgatacttttaaaatatttggaATTATACTATTTATATATAGTAGCaagacaaaataacaatatacagGAGGACCTGTTTTGGACACGGCCAATGATATGGAGATATATCTCCTGAGTACTTTGTTCGATCATGATCATAGCCATGAAAACTGCAGAAAAATGAGAAACCTGGataatcaaaacaaaactaaaattgTTGTTTGATAGGTTGAACGGTATCAGACTCGGAAATCTCACGCCGTTAAACGCATTAATAGTGGAGGTCATGGTATACGGTAGGCTGGTACGAGTACCGTGTAATCGTCGACGACCTGTACGCTCTGATGACTTAAACCCACCTGATATATCTGCCGTTAATTACTTCACCAACTCTCCCTCGGCAGTTAGACGACACAAATTTAAACCAAATATTTCCAAATTAGCTCCAAACTCAAATCACTGAACACAGACTGTGACCATTACAGTTGAATATACACTCAGTGAgaatttgtatttgaataaCCCAATTCGTACCTGTAAAATGGCGGCCTTTCAGTAAGCCATGTCCCCATAGCAACGCCACAATATAACAACATATACTCAATGGTTgtagtgtgtgtacatgtctgtcgTGATCATTGGTTAACAAAGCAGAAAGATTGAACTTTGACACGAGAATAGCTAAAAGAGATGCAAGGTAATTGAACTCACTACAGTGTGCCTTAGGGCTTATAGATATAGCTATTCCGAAATAACTCGAAGACCCGAATGACAGTACGATGTATTACTATCTACATCATCGTAAGTATCAGTGTGACACGTGTACAGACGATTGGTCATtctggaaataaaatataatactagtTTCCAAGAAATGTCTAACTTCTACAATTAATGTATACACTATAAATACACAAAGACATCaagcatgtatttttttataatttttttatgatttattCCGAGTATAACTTGACTGACAAATATTGGTCTAAgtgttgttttatttgtcatgtttatttcggatgcggaaactgacatcaacttaaaaagacaatataaaactgtcaaatctgtaatggctgtacatctggtaggaagaaataaacaacacagataccatttggaaaacagcAGAAAACACAACTTCCTGATCTAGACACTCACaatatgatgaaaaaatataacaaaataaaatgaaagatcTACCTAACTCACATATTCTgaaattgagcataatcagaactacacgtttttttttaaaattaggcATCAGCTATATCTAGAAATATGTCTGTAAAAACTGCCCCAGCGTAGTTTTTGTCCACTATCAAGTGTGCGACTGCCCTCTACGACTACGTCATGTGTCTTTGGACAAcaataatttcaatatatttttaatctcaacaaacctgtcactcagtatTCTACTTATAGcagttactatgtatgtatgtatgtatgtatgtatgtatgtatgtatgtatgcatgcctgtctgtatgtatgtatgtatgtatgtatgtatgtatgtatgtatgtatgtatgcatgcatgcatgcatgcatgcatgcatgcatgtatgtatggatgtatggatgtatgtatgtatgtatgtatgtatgtatgtatgtgtgtgtgtgtgtacaacataatattgtttgtttgtttattcaatttTCGTTGTTATTTAAGACTTTttataatgatttatttgaatttctCTGTCCTCGCTCTCTTTTTCAGATCGTTAACAGACGAATCTTAAGTATTACCCAACGTTGTATACGTATAGATCTCGTCGATATGCAGACCATGTCAGTCCGTGGCTTCTTTCTCATTGTCTGTGTGACATTCTTTGTGTATGTAATACGTAACGCCAGACTGGTAACCAGACAACAAAGACTCTGAAAACCGCTGAAGACTTGGGAGCTTTGATTGCACATCATGGATTGAGCCACTGGGTGAAAGGAGACAACAAGATTAAGGTTTGCCTGGAAGAGATGGTAGCTATAGCTAGAGATGGGCTACCCGGTCCAATAGGAGATATCGGTCAACATGGTCTTCCTGAGGACAAGCTGTATTGGCACCAAAAGTGGCGATTTCTGTATCTCGCACAGCACGGCCCATTTTAAAGATAACAGCAGAACATCTTACCAAACTGCATTCGCTAATATTGACGAAATTTTAAACTTAGGATGTGGCACATTTATATTGCGCTCCTGTTAGTGATTTTTATAATATCAATTTAAGAATTTGATCAACCCTATATGGGCCCCGTCGtcaatttcaaagaaaaatggCCATAAAATATTAGTAGCGGACGAGTGCTGTGGTGAAGATCTTTATGACAGTGCGTCAAATGCACTCATATGAACAAAGTAGAAGACATATGGCTAGAATTGGTCACTGGACGAATCGTCTCTACGTCCAATGCCAACAAAGAATCCATTTTCAATAACTTCAATCTATATTCTcctggaatgtgattttaaagaaaGTAATCAAAGTTACTTTGGCAAGATAATCTACAACGAAATACTTAGTAGAagtaaaatcatgattttacctttttgtgtgtagttataaatgtttagggtcgggggTTTAGACTGGGGTCGATaaggttattggaaacacactatATTTTATTTGGACTAAAAGAGTGAAGAAGACAAAACGTAACAATTTTAGTTTGTTTAGGAAGACGGTGTCTATTTCCATCgtagatgaaaagaaattacaaacatgTTAAATAAATAGCTCGTACTATCCAAGACTATTTGTTTGTAGTTGTTTTCttaaatttaattaattaattaattaattaattaattaaataattaattgacAGGTAGTGCATctataaaatgtatttcttttccCAATTTCGATAAACTaccaacacatacatatacacgaAATAGATATTATAGAAAAATAGTCTGCGCACACCGTCTGCGCATACCGTCACCCAGAAACTATTCTAGCTAGAGGacatatgtaaaataaatgCCAGTAGTTAGAAATCGATTATTAGACATGGTTGCATTCCAAACGGAACgaaaaaaatgattaattataaaAGACTACAACAGAGTTACAATGAGAAAAGGATTACTGTTAACAAGGAGTTGTGGTATTGCGTTACGGcatgtcgtaaaccacagcctcttttacggcactgtccaaaaTGCGCCGTTTGCAGTGTTGCGGGTCAAAGAAATAACAGCGCTGGTTTACAAGAATGCGATGCGGACGTAACGTTCATATCCGTTTCCATCTTTCCAACGAAAAAATTCACACAGTTTAATAGGTGAACTGCTGCTTTAGATTGAGTTCTGATAGTTTGGCAAATTCATGTTAATGTTTTAGGAAATAGCGATATATTTAAGATTGGGGATGGCGATATAACCGATGTGTGGAAATCccaaataaaccataaactctACATGTGTACTGTGTACGTGTAGTGTCtatgaacaaaataataaacaagaTCTAGAAAAGGAGAAGTGTACACTTCCGCATCTT
This is a stretch of genomic DNA from Glandiceps talaboti chromosome 9, keGlaTala1.1, whole genome shotgun sequence. It encodes these proteins:
- the LOC144440319 gene encoding uncharacterized protein LOC144440319 — encoded protein: MFGDTTSYYPLMSNVPVDAPIGVLSDQELFKIALQIGGNWQALARELMMTPAEIRRIERTHLPDEHGFAMLLDWRYKCVKLIRVHDSVIELANALETYGRRDLSYNVLMKYQSDNFCA